GTGGAACATTAAGAATGTCGTGAGCAACTTGTTTTCACACCAATCTGAACTTAGAATTAGAAAACAATCTAATCCTCAACCGTAGCCGTAGGAGTTTTGCTCTGTGTTGGCTTTGCCATTCTCTTTTACTAGTTCTTAAATTTTGGCTAGTTTTGGCTTGCTCTGGTTTCTGCTTTTGTTCTCTTTTGTTCCTTTGCATTTTCTCAACAATCTGTCAACACAAGAAAAAAAAATCAAGAGAAGAACTTGTTTTCGCATAAAAGTATGTGTCTAAAACAGTAGTTTTTCACATCGATTTGAACCACAAATGTGGAAATAAACTCCGATGATTTGATATTAGCGAGAAAATTAAAATCAACAAAACAGGAAATTATTCCATGGTGTTTCCATTTGAGCCTTGCTGTCGATCTCTTTATTTTAGACACTGCTATCACATACATCTAAAATTATGACATGTTAAAATCAACATGAAAATCCAGATATCGAGAATCAAAATTAGATTTCTTATGTGCATGTCATGGTTCATGTTGTATTTCAAAACCTTACTTAATTATTTGTTGATAAGGCCCTATTCTCTCACACACAAAGATAGGGACCATAGTGGGAAGTTGAGAGTGGTCGATGTGGGATAAAGGAGGCGGTATAAGTGTTATTCATTACATTTGGCGTACGCTTACGGGCTGAAAGGAAGCAACATTCATGCAACATCCTTTGTTACATTACAAAGAGAACAAAAACATAAACTCCTGCATAACATGGGCTGAAAGGAAGCAACATTCATGCAACAGCCTTTATTAGATTACAACGAAAACGGAAACATATACTGCATAACATGTGAACTGTAGTGCCGAACCATTCACTGACTTTATTCTTCTGGCCTTTTTAACTAGTAGATCCCTATTCTCCGAGAGCGAACACGGCAGCATCATGGGTGTCAGACAGACCAGTGTCGGTCTTGATTGTGACCTTATCAGCAGAAGACTCATCCACACAGATCTCGACCAAAGAAAACTCCTCGACCTTGACCCCGGTGATCTTCTTCATCTTGCCCTTTTCCACAAAAGCGGTCACCTCAGTGTCGTAGGAGACGGTCTGGTTGAGCTTGTTGAACGTgtgctctttcttcttcttctgaagTATCCACACGAACCCACTCTCACAGTTGTGCCCGACCTCCTCGATGTCATCCATAGGAAAGAGGCCTTTCGGGAGGCCAAGAACTTCGAGAAGCTCGACGGTCTTCTTCTTGCAGATATCGTTCCCCTTGTGGACCTCGGCGCCGGCACGGTGGCTCTCAACCAGCTGGGACGCCATTTGAGCACCTTCTTAGCTGGGACTTGTTTGCTTCAGAGTGGGTTTCTAGGTTTTTGAATTGGCAGATGAGCTTGTGGTACTTGAATACTTGATAGATCAGGATCTGATGGTGCTGCCTTATATAGATGGTGCACACTGTAACAGCTACTAAGAGTCTCTACGGTGGATTCATGTGCGGCTGCGCCCGCGCCAACCCACTGAGACCGGCAGCTCTCTTCTGTGGACTTTGTCTCAGATACTTCTTGTTTTGAAGGCAAAAGATGAACGTCTCCCCTTTGGAGCAGGAGCTAGCTCATTATGTCCAGCCATATCTGACCATTGAAATGCCTTATGCTGAACTCCGCACCAGAACACTGGAGTTGAGCTGGTCACGGATGACTAAATAGACCATTGCTTACACAAGAAGAATCTTCAAGTCTTTTGATCTCGAACGACTAAATTGACCAGTGTAGAATTCCCAGTGATCTTGTCCAATTAAGAAGCTGAGCTCCGTACCAAGTAAAGAAAATAAATAGATTCTTACAAGAAACATGAGTTGGCGATCTCGAGTGATACAAAGTTCAGTTCCCATTGCACTTACACTCGAACAAGCTTTGTGAGCAAAGCAATCCGATGAATGATGGACTAGTTTTCACATAACAATGCGTGCCTGAGAAAAACTTGTTTTCCACATCTACCTGAACCTAAAACAGGGAAATTTTCTCTGATGGCCAGAATAAAAATCAACAACACAGAAAGTCAGAAACAATTCAACAATGCCGCAAGCTGACAAGCTAGATTAGATGTCTATATGCACCATCTGCCAAAGTTTCCCATCTGCAACTTAGCCTCGAGTGCTAACCTCTGTTCCATTTAACTGGCAGGAATTCAGATGGAACATAAGTTGATGTCGAGTGATTCAAAAATGCAACCCCCAAGGTATGTGAGCAAAGCAATGTACCGAATGCTGACAAGGAACATTCACGGAACACTATAATCATAACAATGACAAATTCAAAACCAAATATGTTCCATCAACACATCCAAAGAGGAAGTTCAACAAGAACCACACTGAAGATGTTACATCAAGCATCCGAGTAAGTTTGCTAGGACCACAATCTAACTCCATCTACGATTACAAGATCAGAGACAAGCAAGCAGAACATCCGGGGAACAAGGCAACCTGCAGTCAGACCGGACATCTCACGCCTGTGTCTTCTCCCTTTCACGGTTCCACTGCTCGATCTTCAGCCTCCTCTCCTCGCTGCCCTCCCTGACCGGGCTCCTAGTCCTAGACCAGCGTCGCCGCCGCCTGATCCCACCGTTGTCATAGTTGCGATTCCTCTCACTGCTCCTCCAGCTATGGTGGTACTAGTCACCATAGTCGCCGCGGTCCAAGCTGCCTCCAtagtaatgttggggaacgtagtaatttcaaaaaatttcctacgcacacgcaagatcatggtgatgcatagcaatgagaggggagagtgttcatccacgtaccctcgtagaccgtaagtggaagcgttagcacaacgcggttgatgtagtcgtacgtcttcacgatccgaccgatccaagcaccgaacgtacggagcctccgagttcagcacatgttcagctcgatgacgatctccggcctccgatccagccgagctccggagatgagttccgtcagcacgacggcgtggtgacaatgatgatgttctaccggcgcagagcttcgcctaaactccgcgacgatatgaccgaggtggaatatggtggaagggggcaccgcacacggctaaggaacgatccgtagatcaacttgtgtgtctatggggtgccccccgcccccgtatataaaggagggaggggggaggccggccggcccctttgggcgcgccaagggaggaggaatcctcctcctagtaggagtaggactcctcctttcctactcctactaggagggggaaggaagggggagagggggaagNNNNNNNNNNNNNNNNNNNNNNNNNNNNNNNNNNNNNNNNNNNNNNNNNNNNNNNNNNNNNNNNNNNNNNNNNNNNNNNNNNNNNNNNNNNNNNNNNNNNNNNNNNNNNNNNNNNNNNNNNNNNNNNNNNNNNNNNNNNNNNNNNNNNNNNNNNNNNNNNNNNNNNNNNNNNNNNNNNNNNNNNNNNNNNNNNNNNNNNNNNNNNNNNNNNNNNNNNtccgaaatcacccggaacctttccggtgtccgaatatagccgtccaatatatcaatctttatgtcttggccatttcgagactcctcgtcatgttcgtgatcacatccgggactccgaacaaacttcggtacatcaaaacttataaactcataataaaactgtcatcgaaacgttaagcgtgcggaccctacgggttcgagaactatgtagacatgacctagaaccattctcggtcaataaccattagcgggacctggatgcccatattggttcctacatattctacgaagatctttatcggtcaaaccgcataacaacatacgttgttccctttgtcatcggtatgttacttgcccgagatttgatcgtcggtatccaatacctagttcaatctcgttaccggcaagtatctttactcgttccgtaatacatcatctcataactaactcattagttacatgcttgcaaggcttaggtgatgagtattaccgagagggcccagagatacctctccgacaatcggagtgacaaatcctaatctcgaattatgccaacccaacatgtaccttcggaaacacctgtagagcacctttataatcacccagttacgttgtgacgtttggtagcacacaaagtgttcttccggtaaacgggagttgcacaatctcatagttgcaggaactttgtataagtcatgaagaaagcaatagcagtatactaaacgatcaagtgctaggctaacggaatgggtcatgtcaatcacatcattctcctaatgatgtgatcccactaatcaaatgacaatacatgtctatggttaggaaacataaccatctttgattaatgagctagtcaagtagaggcatactagtgactgtagttttgtctatgtattcaaacatgtattatgtttccggttaatacaattctagcatgaataagaaacatttatcatgatatgaggaaataaataataactttattatttcctctagggcatatttccttcagtctcccacttgcactagagtcaataatctagattacatggtaatgattctaacacccatggagtcttggtgctgatcatgttttgctcgtgagagaggcttagtcaacgggtctgtaacattcagatccgtatgtatcttgcaaatctctatgtctcccacttggacttggtcccgaatggaattgaagcgtctcttgatgtgcttggtcctcttgtgaaatctggattcctttgccaaggcaattgcaccagtattgtcacagaagattttcattggtcccgatgcactaggtatgacacctagatcggaaatgaactccttcattcgctgcttccgaagtagctatgtactccgcttcacatgtagatcccgccacgacgctttgtttagaactgcaccaacttacagctccaccgtttaataaaaacacgtatccggtttgcgatttagaatcgtccggattagtgtcaaagcttgcatcgacgtaaccatttacgactagctctttgtcacctccatatatgagaaacatatccttagtccttttcaggtatttcaggatgttcttgaccgttgtccagtgatccactcctggattactttggtaccttcctgccaagcttattgctaagcatacgtcaggtctggtacacaacattgcatacatgatagagcctatggctgaagcatagggaacatttttcattttctctctatcttttgctgtggtcgggcattgagtttgactcaacttcacaccttgtaacatgacttccagaataggattaccgtaccactctggtgcggatcttactctggtagacctacgaggttcagcagaaacttgatctgaagtttcatgatcaatatcattagcttcctcactaattggtgtagtcgtcacaggaaccgattctcgtgatgaactactttccaataagggagtagatacagttatctcatcaagttctactttcctcccactcacttctttcgacagaaactacttctctagaaaggatccattctttagcaacgaatgtcttgccttcggatctgtgatagaaggtgtacccaacagtctcttttgagtatcctatgaagacacatttctccgatttgggttcgagcttatctggttgaagtttcttcacataagcatcgcagccccaaactttaagaaacgaaaactttggtttcttgccaaaccacagttcataaggcgtcgtctcaacggattttgatggtgccctatttaacgtgaatgcggccgtctctaaagcataaccccaaaacgatagcggtaaatcggtaagagacatcatagatcgcaccatatcaagtaaagtacgattacgacgttcggacacaccatttcgttgtggtgttccgggtggcgtgagttgcgaaactattccgcattgtttcaaatgtaaaccaaactcgtaactcaaatattctcctccatgatcagatcgtagaaactttattttcttgttacgatgattttccacttcactctgaaattctttgaacttttcaaatgtttcagacttgtgcttcattaagtaaatatacccatatctgctcaaatcatc
Above is a window of Triticum dicoccoides isolate Atlit2015 ecotype Zavitan chromosome 5B, WEW_v2.0, whole genome shotgun sequence DNA encoding:
- the LOC119305776 gene encoding uncharacterized protein LOC119305776, with the protein product MASQLVESHRAGAEVHKGNDICKKKTVELLEVLGLPKGLFPMDDIEEVGHNCESGFVWILQKKKKEHTFNKLNQTVSYDTEVTAFVEKGKMKKITGVKVEEFSLVEICVDESSADKVTIKTDTGLSDTHDAAVFALGE